The region CTCTTGATTGATTCTGATAAAAGCGAAGTTGTCATAGGAGATAATGTACTAAGAAAGGATATAAATATTCCGGGAAATGTTGTGGATAAATATAAAAAGATGCTCCCATTTAAAGAAAGCAAGATGAATATGTTAAGAGAAAAGGCTTATAGGGAAGTAAACAATAGAGAAATTGATTTAAGTAAAAGGATATTATCCATAAATCTTCCCACAGGTCTTGGAAAAACCTTTACAACAATATCATTTGCATTAAAATTAAGAGAAAAATTATATAGAGAAAAAAATATAAGGTATCGTATAATATATTCGTTACCCTTTTTAAGCATAATCGAGCAGAATTCCAATGAATTTGAAAAAATATTGAAATCAAATGGAATTAGCATAAATTCAGACTTGCTGTTAAAGCATCACCATTTGTCAGATGTAAAATATACTAAAGGTAATATGGAGTTTGAAACTGATAAGGCAAAAATAATGATAGAAGGGTGGAATTCTGAAATAATCGTAACAACATTTATTCAATTGTTTCACACGATTATATCGAATAAGAATAGTGCCTTAAGGAAATTTCACAGACTTGCTAATTCTATAATTATACTGGATGAAGTGCAGTCAATACCCTTTAATTACTGGCTTCTTATGAAAAAAATGTTATCAGCGATAGCATTTGAGCTCAATTCATATATAATTTTTGTCACAGCTACACAACCGCTTATATTTAAGAAAGATGAAATATATCCTCTTGTTGATGAGAAAAAATACTTTTATGAAATGGATAGGGTAAGAATACATCCTCTATTAAAAGATAATATAACTTTGAATGATCTCAGCAATATGTTTGATTTAAATGATGGAAGAAGCTATTTATTCATATTGAATACAATTAAGTCCGCTCAGGAATTTTATAATCTCATTAAAAACAAGCTTCCGAATGAGAATATAATATATCTATCCACACATGTACTTCCATATGAAAGGCTTTGCAGGATAAACGAAATAAAGGCTGGCAAATACAAGTTTGCCGTAACAACACAGCTCGTTGAGGCAGGTGTGGATATCGATTTTGATGTGGTGGTCAGAGATTTGGCACCATTGGATTCTATAAACCAATCAGCAGGAAGATGCAACAGAAATTGGAACGGGCAAGGCAAAGTTTATATTATATCACTTGTAGATGAAAAAGGTAAAAAGTATTCAAACTATGTATATGATAATGTTCTTTTAAATATCACCAATAAAATACTAAATAAATACGATTCCATAGATGAAAGCGAGCTGCTGAATATTGTTCAAGAATACTATTACGAGGTCTCAAATAGTACTTCACAAGATGAAGCAAGAGAAATACTGGATGCTATATATAAACTTAAATATGATAGTGACGACGGAACTTGTGTGACAAAATTTGCACTTATTAAAAACAGTTATTATAAAGTAGATACATTTATAGAATTGAATAAAGAAGCATCAGAACTGTGGCAAAAATATATCAATCTTAAAAATATAAAAAATCTATTTGAAAGGAGAAATTTATTTTATAATTTCAAGGCAGATTTTTATAAATATACCATATCCATACCTGCAATAGTAGAAAACATGCCTCCTGATATAGAAGGTTTCAAATATGTAAATCATGATTCTTTGAAAGATTATTATGACAGTGACACTGGATTTATAACTAAGGGAGTTATTAGTATATGGTAGGTACTCTTGGGTATATAAAAATACAGATTGGAATGGGATAATATGGGTATAGAAGTAAACGGTTCATTAATGCAAAGTTACACTATTTGCGAGAGGCAGGTATGGCTCATGGCTCATCAGATAATTCCGGATCAGGATCATCCATATATAGAAATAGGACGTATAATCGATAATACTTCATATGATAGAGAAAGAAAAAAACTAAATTTTGATAATGTTGTTATCGACCTTGTAAAAAACGATAAAGATAATTTTTTAATAGGAGAAGTTAAAAAAAGTTCAAAGGCAGAAAAGAGTGCAAGGATGCAACTCCTTTTTTATCTGTATAAATTAAAGCAAAGCGGAATTTTAGCAAAAGGACAATTGCTATTCCCAGAAGAAAGAAAAAAGGTCAATGTTTCGCTTACAGATGATGCAGAATCAGAGATAATTAAGGCAATAGATGAAATAACCAATATTATTCATAAAGAAAAAGCACCAGTTTTTATAAAAATACCTTATTGTAAAAATTGCGGATACAGGGAGTTTTGTTTATCATGAAGAAACCTATTTATATCTTTTCAGATGGAGAACTAAAAAGAAAGGACAATACATTGTTTTTTGATAATGAAAAAGGTAGAAAATACATACCTGTTGAAAATACATCTGAAATAATGTTATTTGGAGAAGTAATCATCAATAAAAGATTCCTGGAATTTGTATCTCATTCTGAGATCATACTGCATTTTTTTAATCATTATGGATATTATATAGGAACATATTATCCCAGAGAACATTTAAATTCAGGATATATGATATTGAAACAGGCTGAATATTACAATGATAAAGATAAAAGATTATATATAGCAAAAAAATTTATAGAAGGGGCATATAAAAATATGCGCCATGTTTTAAAATATTATCAAAATAGAGGTAAGAATTTAGAGGATATCATTTGCTGTATAGAAGAACTTGGTGAGACAATAAATAGTGTAATAAGCATAAATGAATTGATGGCTATAGAAGGCAATATACGAGGAGCATATTACAAAGCATTCGATAAAATATTGGGTAATCCGGATTTTAAATTTGGCATTAGAAGCAAAAGGCCGCCTAAAAACTCATTAAATGTACTTATAAGCTTTGGTAATTCACTAATGTACACTTTGATATTAAGCGAAATATATAAGACTCATTTAGATCCAAGAATTGGTTATTTACATTCAACAAACTTCAGAAGATTCTCCTTGAATCTTGATGTCTCTGAAATATTCAAGCCTATAATAATCGACCGAGTTATATTCTCAGTTATAAGCAAAAATATCATAAAAAAAGATGATTTTGACGGAAGTGCAGAAGGGCTAATATTAAAGGAAAAAGCAAAAAAGGCATTCATTGAGGAGTATGAAAATAAGCTTATGACTACTATTAATCATAGAAGCATAGGAAGTAATGTTTCATACTGCAGGCTTATCAGACTTGAACTATACAAATTGGAAAAACATTTGATGGGAGAACAGGAATATACTCCGTTTGTTGCTCAATGGTAAAGGATGAAATAAGGTGATAAGATGTTTGCCATACTCGTATATGATATAAATGAAAAAAGGGTAAATAAAGTATTAAAGACCTGCAGAAAGTACTTGAGTTGGGTACAAAATTCCGTGCTTGAAGGTGAAATTTCCGATGCCAATCTTAGAAAACTTAAAATAGAAATATCGAGAATTATAAACAAAGAAGAAGATTCAGTCATCATCTACTTACTCAGGACGACAACTTATTCGGAGCGCCAAATACTCGGCCTAGATAAAGGTGGAACAGATATGTTTATTTAAGAAGCTCTAATTATTAAAAACTTTGGATTTATAAATTGTTACGAGCAATAAAAATTGTCGTCGACCTATAATAATGTAAAAATACTGTAGGTACGACGACAATTTTATTTTTTGATCCATCGCAGATCCGTTGATTTTTCAGGCCTTTATAGTTATAATAAAGTTGTTAGATTTATATAATATAAAAAATACCACTTTAAGAATGGCTTAAATAGGTCATTCTGACGCGTTTTTAGCCTACCTATAAGGAATTGAAACTTATATCAAGCACGAATCTTCCTGATTTTATCTGAGTTTTTAGCCTACCTATAAGGAATTGAAACCTGGACAACTTCCTGGAGGACGTGCGGCCTACTGATTTGTTTTTAGCCTACCTATAAGGAATTGAAACTCAATCAAATGGATGATAAAAAGACACCTCATTTTAGGTTTTTAGCCTACCTATAAGGAATTGAAACAGATACCTGGCGTATATCTCGAATAGCGTTTATTTAGTTTTTAGCCTACCTATAAGGAATTGAAACACTGGTTTTCCGGTTTCTTTTGCCTGCTGAAACTTTGTTTTTAGCCTACCTATAAGGAATTGAAACCTCGGACTATTCCTGGGCGGGTGCTTCCGGCGCTTTCGGTTTTTAGCCTACCTATAAGGAATTGAAACTGGCGGAAGAAAGGTATGAACAGGATGAAGACGGAGGTTTTTAGCCTACCTATAAGGAATTGAAACAAAATGGCATAAGACATATAACTTTAAGAAGGAACTTGTTTTTAGCCTACCTATAAGGAATTGAAACTGCTTTTAGCGTGTTTCATAGTCTTGGTTGATAGCCCGTTTTTAGCCTACCTATAAGGAATTGAAACCTTGCTTTATTTCTTCAGGAAGTCTTTTATCAATCCGCGTTTTTAGCCTACCTATAAGGAATTGAAACCTTAAGAAACTTTTCCGATCAATGATAAGGCTCTTGGTTTTTAGCCTACCTATAAGGAATTGAAACAAAGGACAAAAAACATTGAAAGATTGGCTGAATACGTTTTTAGCCTACCTATAAGGAATTGAAACATACACTGCATGGATCTTCCGATGATGAAACAGAAAGAGTTTTTAGCCTACCTATAAGGAATTGAAACTCATATGTAACAATCGGGAAAATGTTGGGGTATTCATGTTTTTAGCCTACCTATAAGGAATTGAAACATATATTGTGACTTTTTCATTTTGCTCCTCCGTTCCTCGTTTTTAGCCTACCTATAAGGAATTGAAACGATAGTAGCGGTTTGGTATATTTCGCTATAGCATGTAAGTTTTTAGCCTACCTATAAGGAATTGAAACAAGGATTGCAGAAACGAAGCAAGAAAACTGAAAAGGTTTTTAGCCTACCTATAAGGAATTGAAACACCGATGCTGAGAGTATAAGAATACATAAAAAGGACTGTTTTTAGCCTACCTATAAGGAATTGAAACTTGAAAAAGTTGAGGACTACGAAAAAGGGATATTTGCGTTTTTAGCCTACCTATAAGGAATTGAAACCACTTTCTCCTCTCTCTGATACATTTTTAAAGTTTTTGATGTTTTTAGCCTACCTATAAGGAATTGAAACATAAGCCGGCATTAGTGCCGTGGGCGAATAGATTGGGGTTTTTAGCCTACCTATAAGGAATTGAAACATATCTTCGGGTTCTTGTCCTAACTCCTCATAAAGAGTTTTTAGCCTACCTATAAGGAATTGAAACTTTTGTCTGCAGATAAATTCAAAATCATAGCATCTTTTAGTTTTTAGCCTACCTATAAGGAATTGAAACCAACCTGCGCCAGCAAAGCCGACAACTCCAGACATATGTTTTTAGCCTACCTATAAGGAATTGAAACATATAGCGGACCGGTGCTTATTTTTATGGGATATTAAGTTTTTAGCCTACCTATAAGGAATTGAAACAAGGGTGTTGACGACATCAGGCTTGACATAAAGGATCGTTTTTAGCCTACCTATAAGGAATTGAAACCAGTATAAACATCTGCAGCCACTTCCTGATCCGGTGTGTTTTTAGCCTACCTATAAGGAATTGAAACTAGATAAGTATGCTGAAAAAGATGAGAAGGGCAATGGTTTTTAGCCTACCTATAAGGAAT is a window of Clostridiales bacterium DNA encoding:
- the cas3 gene encoding CRISPR-associated helicase Cas3' gives rise to the protein MNILHYSNLYSHPGKYLEKHLVGCSKLINEFERESDINLKDKSLISDISFVTSLCHDLGKSTVYFQDYLLSDNKEKYKGLKETRHSLISAVICYFAVKNVIGKYNLKEDESVLLPFISFVIVKKHHGDLDDILNETIIEDEDISIMQKQLESIDMIKFGILNDNLNKIGFNTILNKETIKQYICSIKNELKHVRRTLRKIIKSEDITRYIYVNYMFSLLIDSDKSEVVIGDNVLRKDINIPGNVVDKYKKMLPFKESKMNMLREKAYREVNNREIDLSKRILSINLPTGLGKTFTTISFALKLREKLYREKNIRYRIIYSLPFLSIIEQNSNEFEKILKSNGISINSDLLLKHHHLSDVKYTKGNMEFETDKAKIMIEGWNSEIIVTTFIQLFHTIISNKNSALRKFHRLANSIIILDEVQSIPFNYWLLMKKMLSAIAFELNSYIIFVTATQPLIFKKDEIYPLVDEKKYFYEMDRVRIHPLLKDNITLNDLSNMFDLNDGRSYLFILNTIKSAQEFYNLIKNKLPNENIIYLSTHVLPYERLCRINEIKAGKYKFAVTTQLVEAGVDIDFDVVVRDLAPLDSINQSAGRCNRNWNGQGKVYIISLVDEKGKKYSNYVYDNVLLNITNKILNKYDSIDESELLNIVQEYYYEVSNSTSQDEAREILDAIYKLKYDSDDGTCVTKFALIKNSYYKVDTFIELNKEASELWQKYINLKNIKNLFERRNLFYNFKADFYKYTISIPAIVENMPPDIEGFKYVNHDSLKDYYDSDTGFITKGVISIW
- the cas4 gene encoding CRISPR-associated protein Cas4; protein product: MGIEVNGSLMQSYTICERQVWLMAHQIIPDQDHPYIEIGRIIDNTSYDRERKKLNFDNVVIDLVKNDKDNFLIGEVKKSSKAEKSARMQLLFYLYKLKQSGILAKGQLLFPEERKKVNVSLTDDAESEIIKAIDEITNIIHKEKAPVFIKIPYCKNCGYREFCLS
- the cas1b gene encoding type I-B CRISPR-associated endonuclease Cas1b translates to MKKPIYIFSDGELKRKDNTLFFDNEKGRKYIPVENTSEIMLFGEVIINKRFLEFVSHSEIILHFFNHYGYYIGTYYPREHLNSGYMILKQAEYYNDKDKRLYIAKKFIEGAYKNMRHVLKYYQNRGKNLEDIICCIEELGETINSVISINELMAIEGNIRGAYYKAFDKILGNPDFKFGIRSKRPPKNSLNVLISFGNSLMYTLILSEIYKTHLDPRIGYLHSTNFRRFSLNLDVSEIFKPIIIDRVIFSVISKNIIKKDDFDGSAEGLILKEKAKKAFIEEYENKLMTTINHRSIGSNVSYCRLIRLELYKLEKHLMGEQEYTPFVAQW
- the cas2 gene encoding CRISPR-associated endonuclease Cas2 yields the protein MFAILVYDINEKRVNKVLKTCRKYLSWVQNSVLEGEISDANLRKLKIEISRIINKEEDSVIIYLLRTTTYSERQILGLDKGGTDMFI